Proteins encoded in a region of the Globicephala melas chromosome 1, mGloMel1.2, whole genome shotgun sequence genome:
- the ENO1 gene encoding alpha-enolase isoform X1 encodes MSVLKIHAREIFDSRGNPTVEVDLYTSKGLFRAAVPSGASTGIYEALELRDNDKTRYMGKGVSKAVEHINKTIAPALVSKKLSVVEQQKIDKLMIEMDGTENKSKFGANAILGVSLAVCKAGAAEKGVPLYRHIADLAGNAEVILPVPAFNVINGGSHAGNKLAMQEFMILPVGAENFREAMRIGAEVYHNLKNVIKEKYGKDATNVGDEGGFAPNILENKEALELLKNAIGKAGYTDKVVVGMDVAASEFFRSGKYDLDFKSPDDPSRYITPDELANLYKSFIRDYPVVSIEDPFDQDDWEAWQKFTASAGIQVVGDDLTVTNPKRISKAVSEKSCNCLLLKVNQIGSVTESLQACKLAQSNGWGVMVSHRSGETEDTFIADLVVGLCTGQIKTGAPCRSERLAKYNQILRIEEELGSKAKFAGRNFRNPLAK; translated from the exons ATGTCTGTCCTCAAGATCCACGCCAGAGAGATCTTCGACTCTCGTGGGAATCCCACCGTTGAGGTTGATCTCTACACCTCAAAAG GTCTCTTCAGAGCTGCTGTGCCCAGTGGCGCCTCAACTGGTATCTACGAGGCCCTGGAGCTCCGGGACAATGACAAGACGCGCTACATGGGCAAAG GTGTCTCAAAGGCTGTTGAGCACATCAATAAAACTATTGCGCCTGCCCTGGTTAGCAAG AAACTGAGCGTCGTGGAGCAGCAGAAGATCGACAAGCTGATGATAGAGATGGATGGCACGGAAAATAAAT CCAAGTTCGGTGCGAACGCCATCCTGGGCGTGTCCCTGGCTGTGTGCAAGGCTGGCGCCGCTGAGAAGGGGGTGCCCCTGTACCGCCACATTGCCGACTTGGCTGGCAATGCCGAGGTCATCCTGCCAGTTCCG GCTTTCAACGTCATCAATGGGGGCTCTCACGCTGGCAACAAGCTGGCCATGCAGGAGTTCATGATCCTCCCCGTCGGGGCCGAAAACTTCCGGGAGGCCATGCGCATTGGAGCGGAGGTATACCACAACCTGAAGAATGTGATCAAGGAGAAATACGGGAAAGACGCCACCAACGTGGGAGACGAAGGCGGGTTTGCTCCCAACATCCTGGAGAACAAAGAAG ccctggagctgctgaagaACGCCATCGGGAAGGCGGGCTACACCGATAAGGTCGTCGTTGGCATGGATGTGGCCGCCTCTGAGTTCTTCAGGTCAGGCAAGTATGACCTGGACTTCAAGTCACCCGATGACCCCAGCAGGTACATCACACCCGACGAGCTGGCCAACCTGTACAAGTCCTTCATCAGGGACTACCCAG TGGTGTCCATCGAGGACCCCTTCGACCAGGATGACTGGGAAGCTTGGCAGAAGTTCACTGCCAGCGCGGGAATCCAGGTGGTGGGGGACGACCTCACCGTGACCAACCCCAAGCGGATTTCCAAGGCTGTGAGCGAGAAGTCGTGCAACTGCCTCCTGCTCAAAGTGAACCAGATCGGCTCCGTGACTGAGTCCCTGCAGGC GTGCAAGCTGGCCCAGTCCAATGGGTGGGGCGTCATGGTGTCGCATCGCTCCGGGGAGACTGAAGACACCTTCATCGCCGACCTGGTGGTGGGACTGTGCACTGGGCAG aTCAAGACTGGTGCACCATGCCGATCCGAGCGCTTGGCCAAGTACAATCAGATCCTCAG
- the ENO1 gene encoding alpha-enolase isoform X2 — MIEMDGTENKSKFGANAILGVSLAVCKAGAAEKGVPLYRHIADLAGNAEVILPVPAFNVINGGSHAGNKLAMQEFMILPVGAENFREAMRIGAEVYHNLKNVIKEKYGKDATNVGDEGGFAPNILENKEALELLKNAIGKAGYTDKVVVGMDVAASEFFRSGKYDLDFKSPDDPSRYITPDELANLYKSFIRDYPVVSIEDPFDQDDWEAWQKFTASAGIQVVGDDLTVTNPKRISKAVSEKSCNCLLLKVNQIGSVTESLQACKLAQSNGWGVMVSHRSGETEDTFIADLVVGLCTGQIKTGAPCRSERLAKYNQILRIEEELGSKAKFAGRNFRNPLAK; from the exons ATGATAGAGATGGATGGCACGGAAAATAAAT CCAAGTTCGGTGCGAACGCCATCCTGGGCGTGTCCCTGGCTGTGTGCAAGGCTGGCGCCGCTGAGAAGGGGGTGCCCCTGTACCGCCACATTGCCGACTTGGCTGGCAATGCCGAGGTCATCCTGCCAGTTCCG GCTTTCAACGTCATCAATGGGGGCTCTCACGCTGGCAACAAGCTGGCCATGCAGGAGTTCATGATCCTCCCCGTCGGGGCCGAAAACTTCCGGGAGGCCATGCGCATTGGAGCGGAGGTATACCACAACCTGAAGAATGTGATCAAGGAGAAATACGGGAAAGACGCCACCAACGTGGGAGACGAAGGCGGGTTTGCTCCCAACATCCTGGAGAACAAAGAAG ccctggagctgctgaagaACGCCATCGGGAAGGCGGGCTACACCGATAAGGTCGTCGTTGGCATGGATGTGGCCGCCTCTGAGTTCTTCAGGTCAGGCAAGTATGACCTGGACTTCAAGTCACCCGATGACCCCAGCAGGTACATCACACCCGACGAGCTGGCCAACCTGTACAAGTCCTTCATCAGGGACTACCCAG TGGTGTCCATCGAGGACCCCTTCGACCAGGATGACTGGGAAGCTTGGCAGAAGTTCACTGCCAGCGCGGGAATCCAGGTGGTGGGGGACGACCTCACCGTGACCAACCCCAAGCGGATTTCCAAGGCTGTGAGCGAGAAGTCGTGCAACTGCCTCCTGCTCAAAGTGAACCAGATCGGCTCCGTGACTGAGTCCCTGCAGGC GTGCAAGCTGGCCCAGTCCAATGGGTGGGGCGTCATGGTGTCGCATCGCTCCGGGGAGACTGAAGACACCTTCATCGCCGACCTGGTGGTGGGACTGTGCACTGGGCAG aTCAAGACTGGTGCACCATGCCGATCCGAGCGCTTGGCCAAGTACAATCAGATCCTCAG